In a single window of the uncultured Dysgonomonas sp. genome:
- a CDS encoding putative quinol monooxygenase has protein sequence MMELKIVAVIVVKAAYKEELEKVFHTVVDETRKEAGNVSYDLHQDCKDPLKYTILEVWKSQAAIDEHNASAHFKAFAAAIEGKVDSLTVDVIKKIY, from the coding sequence ATGATGGAACTGAAAATTGTTGCCGTTATTGTAGTAAAAGCTGCATATAAGGAAGAGTTGGAAAAGGTATTCCATACCGTAGTAGATGAAACCCGTAAAGAAGCAGGAAATGTATCTTACGATTTACATCAGGATTGCAAAGACCCTTTAAAGTATACTATACTTGAAGTATGGAAATCGCAGGCAGCTATCGACGAACATAATGCAAGTGCGCATTTCAAAGCATTTGCAGCTGCAATAGAAGGTAAAGTGGATAGCCTGACAGTGGATGTAATAAAGAAAATATATTAA
- a CDS encoding putative quinol monooxygenase, which translates to MKKIVFTLLFGLLCIVSCNQKAATNQDDTIVIKTGIEAEERTGDELKIAAIITVKPEAIKDILPIFQAVVQGSQEEDGCISYNVHQDTGDSTRFIILEEWESQAAIDFHGNTEHFKTYQKASKDMVAKKEVIKMKLVY; encoded by the coding sequence GTATTCACCCTATTATTCGGATTACTATGCATCGTTAGTTGTAACCAAAAAGCAGCAACCAATCAGGACGATACAATCGTTATAAAAACAGGCATAGAGGCCGAAGAAAGAACCGGTGACGAACTAAAGATAGCTGCTATCATAACTGTTAAACCTGAAGCTATAAAAGATATTCTTCCTATATTCCAGGCTGTAGTACAAGGCAGTCAGGAAGAAGATGGTTGTATTTCCTATAACGTACACCAGGACACCGGCGATTCTACACGGTTTATCATTCTCGAAGAATGGGAATCTCAAGCCGCAATCGACTTTCATGGTAATACCGAACACTTCAAAACATACCAGAAAGCATCGAAAGATATGGTTGCAAAGAAAGAAGTAATAAAAATGAAACTCGTATATTAG